Proteins encoded in a region of the Bacteroidota bacterium genome:
- a CDS encoding elongation factor Tu codes for MRNALPRDIEAQIVFLPTEHGGRKSAASSGYRAQFYYEGTDWDARYEYPGVEQVAPGEKVRAFLGFLSPAEHWGRIYVGMPFLVREGNRAVGFGAVTKIVDLENSARRANDGATHDA; via the coding sequence GTGAGAAACGCCTTGCCCCGAGACATCGAAGCACAGATCGTTTTCTTGCCGACCGAGCATGGCGGTCGGAAGTCCGCAGCGTCTAGCGGCTACAGAGCACAGTTCTACTATGAGGGAACGGACTGGGATGCGCGTTATGAGTATCCAGGCGTAGAGCAAGTCGCGCCTGGTGAGAAAGTCAGGGCGTTTTTGGGGTTCTTGTCCCCAGCAGAGCATTGGGGTCGCATCTATGTTGGAATGCCATTCCTGGTCCGCGAGGGAAATCGTGCAGTTGGGTTTGGCGCAGTCACTAAGATTGTTGACCTTGAAAACTCAGCGCGAAGAGCTAACGATGGTGCCACCCACGATGCCTAA
- a CDS encoding integron integrase yields the protein MSRLLQHVREAARLRHLSYRTEQTYVGWVRHFCHFHRDAAGVPRHPKTMAEPEVEAFLNYLANERDVAASTQAQALSALLFLYDAVLALPLDTLDLVRVRKPARLPVVLSPSEVTALLERLRGEHRLIGGLLYGAGLRLSGCLRLRVKDLDFERRQIVVRQGKGRKDRVTLFPDALAGPLRIHLDHVRALHHRDLAEGFGEAKLPHAYAAKHPGAARQFGWQFAFPSARRSEDPRTGQVHRHHRSPSSVQRALKRAVEAAGIEKRATCHTLRHSFATHLLEQGLDLRTLQELLGHAKLATTQIYTHVATTRTLGVASPLDRLAA from the coding sequence ATGTCCCGACTCCTCCAGCACGTCCGCGAGGCCGCTCGCCTTCGCCACCTTAGCTACCGCACCGAGCAGACCTACGTCGGCTGGGTCCGCCACTTCTGCCACTTCCACCGTGACGCGGCGGGCGTTCCGCGCCACCCGAAGACGATGGCCGAGCCTGAGGTCGAGGCGTTCCTGAACTACCTCGCCAACGAACGTGACGTGGCCGCAAGCACCCAAGCTCAGGCCCTCTCCGCGCTGCTCTTCCTCTACGACGCCGTCCTCGCCCTGCCCCTCGACACCCTCGACCTCGTGCGCGTTCGCAAGCCCGCCCGGCTTCCAGTCGTGCTCTCTCCCTCGGAGGTGACCGCGCTGCTCGAACGACTGCGCGGCGAGCACCGGCTTATCGGCGGGCTCCTCTACGGCGCCGGGCTGCGCCTGAGCGGCTGCCTACGCCTCCGCGTCAAAGACCTCGACTTCGAGCGGCGGCAGATCGTGGTGCGTCAGGGCAAGGGTCGGAAGGACCGCGTGACGCTCTTCCCCGACGCCCTAGCAGGCCCTCTGCGGATTCACCTGGACCACGTACGCGCCCTTCACCACCGCGACCTCGCGGAGGGCTTTGGCGAGGCCAAGCTTCCCCACGCCTACGCGGCAAAGCACCCAGGTGCCGCGCGCCAGTTCGGCTGGCAGTTCGCCTTCCCCTCGGCGCGGCGTTCCGAGGACCCCCGCACGGGCCAGGTCCACCGGCATCATCGTTCGCCGTCGTCCGTGCAGCGTGCCCTCAAGCGAGCCGTCGAGGCGGCGGGCATCGAGAAGAGAGCCACATGCCACACGCTGCGCCACTCCTTCGCGACCCACCTGCTCGAACAGGGCCTCGACCTGCGCACGCTTCAGGAGTTGCTCGGCCACGCGAAGCTCGCCACCACGCAGATCTACACCCACGTCGCCACGACGCGGACGCTCGGCGTGGCCAGCCCGCTCGACCGGCTCGCCGCCTGA
- a CDS encoding NAD(P)H-binding protein, producing MTVLLFGATGMIGHGTLSAALADDRVTRVLSVVRRPSGRRHAKLNELVHADMMDLAPIADTLAEADACLFCLGISSAGMSELDYRQITYDLTLAVAETLAARNPAMTFVYVSGAGSNAASRTMWARVKGEIEQALQGLPFGAVYNARPGFIQPVGGATSRTTLYRVLYAVMAPLTPILRRLAPKSLLDSDELGRALVQAGLAGAASSILEVPALQDLAVLAEAYASAA from the coding sequence ATGACCGTCCTCCTCTTCGGTGCCACCGGCATGATCGGTCACGGCACCCTCAGCGCCGCGCTCGCCGACGACCGCGTGACGCGCGTGCTCTCGGTCGTCCGTCGTCCCTCGGGCCGTCGCCATGCCAAGCTGAACGAACTTGTCCACGCCGACATGATGGACCTCGCGCCCATCGCCGACACGCTTGCCGAGGCCGACGCGTGCCTGTTCTGCCTCGGCATCTCGTCGGCGGGCATGTCCGAGTTGGACTATCGGCAGATCACCTACGACCTCACGCTCGCTGTCGCCGAGACGCTCGCGGCGCGCAACCCGGCGATGACGTTCGTCTACGTCTCCGGGGCGGGCTCGAACGCGGCGAGCCGGACGATGTGGGCGCGCGTCAAGGGCGAGATCGAGCAGGCGTTGCAGGGCCTGCCGTTCGGCGCGGTGTACAACGCCCGCCCTGGCTTCATCCAGCCCGTCGGCGGCGCGACGAGCCGCACCACGCTCTACCGCGTCCTCTACGCCGTGATGGCCCCGCTCACGCCCATCCTGCGCCGCCTCGCGCCGAAGTCGCTGCTCGACTCCGATGAACTCGGCCGCGCGCTCGTGCAGGCCGGGCTCGCCGGGGCCGCCTCGTCGATCCTGGAAGTCCCCGCACTGCAAGACCTCGCCGTGCTGGCTGAGGCGTATGCTTCGGCGGCGTGA
- a CDS encoding oxidoreductase translates to MPTPPRTQVVLITGASSGIGKATAERLLADGHIVYVAARRVEKMQGLTDQGATALAMDVTKTEDAERVVAQIIAEQGRIDALFNNAGFGLYGAVEDTAIDDARYQFEVNLFGLARLTQLVLPHMRAQGFGTILNTSSIGGKIYTPLGAWYHATKHALEGWSDSLRLELAPHGIRVVIVEPGIILTEFGDVMTKPMMERSGDGPYRDLAHGLAKAAEASYAKGEGSPPSVIADVVAKAIGAATPKTRYAAGHMAKPILALRRFLPDRWFDRLILSQST, encoded by the coding sequence ATGCCCACTCCGCCTCGTACTCAGGTCGTCCTCATCACCGGCGCGTCGTCCGGCATCGGCAAGGCGACGGCCGAGCGGCTGCTCGCCGACGGCCACATCGTCTACGTGGCTGCCCGCCGCGTTGAGAAGATGCAGGGCCTCACCGACCAGGGCGCGACGGCGCTCGCGATGGATGTCACCAAGACCGAGGACGCCGAGCGCGTCGTCGCGCAGATCATCGCCGAGCAGGGCCGCATCGACGCGCTGTTCAACAACGCGGGCTTCGGCCTCTACGGCGCCGTCGAGGACACCGCCATCGACGACGCGCGCTACCAGTTCGAGGTCAACCTCTTTGGTTTGGCGCGGCTGACGCAGCTCGTGCTGCCGCACATGCGCGCGCAGGGCTTCGGGACGATCCTCAACACGTCGTCCATCGGCGGCAAGATCTACACGCCGCTCGGCGCGTGGTACCACGCCACCAAGCACGCGCTCGAAGGCTGGAGCGACAGCCTCCGCCTGGAACTGGCGCCGCACGGCATCCGCGTGGTGATCGTGGAGCCCGGCATCATCCTCACCGAGTTCGGCGACGTGATGACGAAGCCGATGATGGAGCGCTCGGGCGACGGCCCCTACCGAGACCTAGCGCATGGCTTGGCGAAGGCAGCCGAGGCGAGCTACGCCAAGGGCGAGGGCTCCCCGCCGTCGGTGATCGCCGACGTGGTGGCCAAGGCCATCGGGGCCGCCACGCCGAAGACCCGCTACGCCGCCGGGCACATGGCGAAGCCGATTCTGGCGCTGCGCCGGTTTTTGCCCGACCGCTGGTTCGACCGCCTCATCCTCAGCCAGTCCACCTAG
- a CDS encoding DUF6624 domain-containing protein, whose product MRTLALLFALSPALALAQTSSEADSLLARQLSLRVEADQAARGLITLALRQGRQPDAADGAFALTIDSLNTAWLKGVVAERGWPKASEVGEQGASDAWLLAQHADRDRAFQREVLGLMEAAVAEGEASGSDFAYLTDRVRLAAGEPQVYGTQLKVVDGQPVPREIEDADGVDARRAAVGLNSLEDYIESFRRRVQGAPANEEAP is encoded by the coding sequence ATGCGAACCCTCGCTCTTCTTTTCGCGCTCAGCCCTGCCCTCGCGCTGGCGCAGACTTCGTCCGAAGCTGACTCCCTCCTCGCCCGCCAACTCTCGCTCCGTGTTGAGGCAGACCAAGCGGCGCGCGGGCTGATTACGCTCGCGTTGAGGCAAGGCCGCCAGCCCGACGCCGCCGACGGCGCGTTCGCCTTGACCATCGACTCGCTCAACACGGCTTGGCTCAAAGGTGTCGTCGCCGAGCGAGGGTGGCCGAAAGCGAGCGAGGTCGGGGAGCAGGGGGCTAGCGACGCTTGGCTCCTCGCTCAGCACGCGGATCGGGACCGCGCCTTTCAACGGGAGGTTCTCGGCCTCATGGAGGCGGCCGTCGCTGAGGGAGAGGCGTCGGGGTCCGACTTCGCCTACCTCACCGACCGCGTTCGGCTGGCGGCGGGCGAGCCCCAGGTCTACGGCACGCAGTTGAAGGTCGTGGACGGCCAGCCGGTCCCGCGTGAGATCGAGGACGCCGACGGCGTAGACGCTCGGCGTGCGGCGGTCGGGTTGAACTCGCTCGAGGACTACATCGAGTCCTTCCGACGCAGAGTGCAGGGTGCTCCCGCGAATGAAGAGGCGCCGTAG
- a CDS encoding serine hydrolase domain-containing protein has protein sequence MPFSPVFRLALILALLSGCGGPSQLPSRADGPAAQTREEAIDRGRLRLMQRIEEGVPGFSVAVAVDGEVVWAEGLGVADRSTGAPVTTDTRFRIGSTSKSITAALAGRLLDRGLVSLDTDIRETLPSFPEKRYTLTLRDLLSMQAGIRHYRADESRNTTHYASVRDGLQIFADDPLLFEPHTAIRYSSYSFNLAGAVLAQALGMSYGDAIHTEILEPLGMKATGIDDPTVEIPERSRFYSPGFLRLSTAPLVDDSYKAPSGGLLSTPTDLVRFGSALLSRSTPEGELWLDQETVRTLFTPRTTRDQSLPAFYALGFRVWLDDPGASPPYGRYTVHHGGSSVGARSMLMLFPDEGVVIALLANSDGYDHKEIDAEAIASGFIEAYASRSSREP, from the coding sequence ATGCCCTTCTCCCCCGTGTTTCGACTGGCCCTCATCCTCGCTCTTCTCTCAGGCTGTGGAGGGCCTTCTCAACTTCCGTCTCGTGCGGATGGCCCCGCTGCTCAGACACGGGAAGAAGCCATCGACCGAGGGCGCCTGCGGCTCATGCAGCGGATCGAGGAGGGCGTGCCCGGATTCTCGGTGGCCGTCGCCGTGGACGGCGAGGTCGTGTGGGCGGAGGGCCTGGGGGTCGCCGACCGCTCGACGGGTGCGCCTGTCACGACCGACACACGCTTTCGGATTGGGAGCACGTCCAAGTCGATCACCGCAGCCCTGGCCGGTCGCCTCCTCGATCGCGGCCTCGTGTCGCTGGACACGGACATCCGCGAGACGCTCCCGTCGTTCCCGGAAAAACGATACACCCTGACGCTCCGGGATCTCCTCTCCATGCAAGCGGGCATCCGGCACTACCGAGCTGACGAGTCGCGGAATACGACCCACTACGCGAGCGTGCGCGATGGACTGCAGATCTTCGCAGACGACCCGCTCTTGTTCGAGCCGCACACGGCCATCCGCTACTCCAGCTACAGCTTCAATCTGGCGGGCGCCGTGCTGGCTCAGGCGCTCGGGATGAGCTACGGCGACGCGATCCACACGGAGATCCTCGAACCGCTGGGAATGAAGGCCACGGGCATCGACGATCCAACGGTGGAGATTCCAGAACGGTCGCGCTTCTACTCTCCGGGGTTCCTGCGCCTGAGCACCGCCCCCCTTGTGGACGATTCGTACAAGGCCCCGTCTGGAGGCCTCCTCTCCACCCCGACCGACCTGGTGCGCTTCGGGTCGGCGCTTCTCAGCAGGAGCACCCCCGAGGGCGAGCTGTGGCTAGACCAGGAGACCGTTCGCACCCTGTTCACGCCGCGGACGACCCGAGACCAGTCGCTGCCCGCGTTCTACGCACTCGGCTTCCGGGTCTGGCTCGACGATCCGGGCGCGTCTCCCCCGTACGGCCGCTACACGGTGCACCACGGAGGCTCCTCCGTCGGTGCGCGGTCGATGCTGATGCTGTTCCCGGACGAGGGTGTGGTGATCGCGCTGTTGGCCAACTCGGATGGGTACGACCACAAGGAGATCGATGCCGAGGCCATCGCATCTGGGTTTATCGAGGCGTACGCAAGCCGCTCGTCGCGCGAGCCGTAG
- a CDS encoding helix-turn-helix domain-containing protein, translating to MAGHPFGSALKTIRRDLGLSQEALADAIGTTQRHLSFLETGRSAPTRSMIGRIVTAVRLSSAHRASLFETAGFRSPYPQRELGSPDVQHTLDLLSRQLLRHWPFPGFVVDNDWNFLRANPPGQRMIELFDHVENMHALFLSRKFQPLVTNWEAASASFYTRIQEVALRSEVVRGALDAAVAAGRFEHVPRFLAGASDVPIYVPIVVQMPGQPPLRFTSLHGRLVSVHDAMAESFEVELMVPLDEGSEMPMHALFGDHRER from the coding sequence ATGGCTGGCCATCCTTTTGGCTCCGCGCTCAAGACTATTCGGCGAGACCTCGGCTTGTCGCAGGAGGCTCTCGCCGACGCCATCGGCACGACCCAACGGCATCTGTCATTCCTGGAGACAGGGCGCTCCGCCCCGACTAGGTCGATGATCGGACGAATCGTCACGGCGGTGCGCCTGTCGAGCGCGCACCGTGCGTCGCTGTTCGAGACCGCGGGCTTTCGAAGCCCCTATCCACAGCGTGAACTCGGCAGTCCCGATGTCCAGCACACCCTCGACCTGCTCTCGCGCCAGCTCCTTCGCCATTGGCCCTTCCCCGGATTCGTCGTGGACAACGACTGGAATTTCCTGAGGGCCAATCCTCCTGGGCAGCGCATGATCGAGCTGTTTGACCACGTCGAAAACATGCACGCCCTCTTCCTGTCTCGGAAGTTCCAGCCGCTCGTCACGAACTGGGAGGCCGCAAGCGCTAGCTTCTACACCCGCATCCAGGAAGTCGCCCTGCGCTCCGAGGTGGTTCGGGGTGCCCTAGATGCGGCGGTCGCCGCCGGCCGGTTCGAGCACGTGCCCCGGTTCCTGGCAGGTGCCAGCGACGTTCCGATTTATGTACCCATCGTCGTCCAGATGCCAGGGCAGCCTCCGCTGCGATTTACCTCGCTCCACGGCCGGTTGGTTTCGGTACACGATGCCATGGCCGAGAGCTTCGAGGTAGAGCTGATGGTCCCGCTCGACGAGGGCTCAGAGATGCCGATGCACGCATTGTTCGGGGACCACAGGGAGCGTTGA
- a CDS encoding nuclear transport factor 2 family protein, translating into MTDDAVLACEDALIAAMASNDVDALDALLDDRLLFTGLGGVVLRKEDDLNAHRARLLRLTRAEVRERHVVRCGATAVVNVHIEMAGTFAGEPFAGTFRYTRVWCSQEDGWRLLAGHMSPVESEP; encoded by the coding sequence ATGACCGACGATGCTGTCCTGGCCTGCGAGGACGCGCTCATCGCAGCGATGGCCTCCAACGATGTCGACGCGCTCGACGCCCTGCTCGACGATCGCCTCCTGTTCACGGGGCTGGGTGGCGTTGTGCTTCGCAAGGAAGATGATCTGAACGCGCACCGCGCCCGGCTGCTTCGATTGACGCGGGCCGAGGTGCGCGAGCGACACGTGGTCCGGTGCGGCGCCACGGCCGTCGTCAATGTCCACATCGAGATGGCGGGGACGTTCGCTGGCGAGCCGTTCGCTGGGACCTTCCGCTACACCCGCGTGTGGTGCAGCCAGGAAGACGGGTGGAGGCTGTTGGCCGGCCATATGAGTCCCGTCGAGAGCGAGCCCTGA
- a CDS encoding T9SS type A sorting domain-containing protein: MTRFLFTVLAVVLAAPALATDDPPDSTSEDPRTAAFVAEAESQGLSAAAARALGARAENQILRASNIRQGAEFGIALALDGNRAVVGAPFDGDGDLKTLLRGSAYVFEFVGGTWTETAVLRGSNTEAFDEFGVSVALDGDRALVGTIRESGPGNATPGGGAVYVFELSGGAWVETAVLRASNAESSDSFGSAVALDGNRAVIGAGLEDGPNNAIPESGAAYVFDVSEGQWVETAILRASNAGEDDILGQSIALDGDRVLLGVISEAGPFDATSTSGAAYVFERSGETWTATAILRASNAQEQDRFGQSVALDGDRALIGARLEDGPGNATAESGAAYVFEWSGDMWIETAILRARDAGVDDNLGIAVALDGDRALIGASGKAGPIVGTPDAGAAYLFELSDGTWTETVFLRASAPATFDQFGARVALDGDRVLVGAPSQDGPGNAIPNAGAVYAFSATATTIAAEPDEATLALGFPWPNPASGAVRVPYSLAVPDEVRLTAYDLLGREVALLDSGVRRAGEHEAIFNASALPPGTYVVRLVVGTQSAARRVVVVE, from the coding sequence ATGACGCGATTTCTCTTCACCGTGCTGGCGGTGGTCCTCGCAGCCCCTGCCCTCGCCACGGATGATCCGCCCGACTCAACCTCGGAGGATCCACGTACAGCCGCGTTTGTTGCGGAGGCCGAGTCGCAAGGCCTCTCTGCTGCCGCTGCGCGCGCCCTCGGCGCACGTGCGGAGAACCAGATCCTTCGTGCCAGCAATATCCGCCAGGGGGCCGAGTTCGGGATCGCCCTGGCACTCGATGGCAACCGGGCTGTCGTGGGGGCCCCCTTCGATGGCGACGGTGATCTCAAGACATTGTTGAGAGGGTCCGCGTATGTCTTCGAGTTCGTGGGGGGCACCTGGACCGAGACCGCAGTCCTTCGAGGCAGCAACACAGAGGCGTTCGACGAATTCGGGGTGTCCGTCGCGCTCGACGGGGACCGAGCCCTCGTTGGGACCATCCGCGAGTCTGGCCCTGGCAACGCGACTCCCGGCGGGGGGGCCGTGTACGTCTTCGAGCTCTCGGGGGGCGCCTGGGTGGAGACGGCAGTCCTCCGCGCGAGCAATGCCGAATCTTCCGACTCCTTCGGAAGCGCGGTCGCGCTGGACGGCAACCGCGCGGTCATCGGCGCGGGCCTTGAAGATGGCCCCAACAATGCAATCCCCGAGTCTGGTGCTGCGTATGTCTTCGACGTATCGGAGGGCCAATGGGTGGAAACGGCGATTCTTCGGGCGAGCAACGCCGGTGAGGATGACATACTCGGTCAATCCATTGCGCTTGATGGCGACCGCGTTCTCCTCGGTGTGATCAGCGAAGCCGGCCCGTTCGATGCCACGTCTACGTCGGGGGCCGCGTACGTCTTTGAGCGTTCCGGCGAGACCTGGACGGCGACCGCGATTCTTCGCGCCAGCAACGCCCAGGAGCAAGACCGCTTCGGGCAATCCGTCGCGCTCGACGGCGACCGCGCGCTCATCGGCGCCCGTCTCGAAGACGGTCCCGGCAACGCGACCGCTGAGTCGGGCGCGGCCTATGTCTTCGAGTGGTCCGGCGACATGTGGATCGAGACGGCCATCCTCCGAGCCAGAGACGCCGGGGTCGACGACAATCTCGGGATCGCCGTCGCGCTCGACGGCGACCGGGCTCTGATCGGTGCAAGCGGCAAGGCGGGTCCCATAGTTGGCACGCCGGACGCGGGGGCCGCATACCTCTTCGAGTTGTCCGATGGGACGTGGACCGAGACGGTCTTCCTCCGCGCCAGCGCCCCAGCAACCTTCGATCAATTCGGGGCCCGCGTCGCGCTCGACGGTGACCGGGTGCTTGTCGGCGCGCCGTCACAGGATGGGCCCGGCAACGCTATACCCAATGCGGGTGCCGTCTATGCCTTCTCCGCGACGGCGACTACCATCGCTGCCGAGCCCGACGAGGCTACCCTCGCCCTGGGGTTCCCATGGCCCAATCCGGCCTCAGGTGCGGTACGCGTTCCGTATTCCCTCGCCGTCCCCGACGAAGTTCGGCTGACGGCCTACGACCTGCTGGGCCGCGAGGTGGCGCTCCTCGATTCGGGCGTGCGCCGTGCTGGCGAGCACGAAGCCATATTCAACGCGTCGGCACTGCCACCGGGCACGTACGTCGTGCGGTTGGTCGTCGGGACGCAATCCGCAGCGCGGCGCGTGGTTGTGGTGGAGTAG
- a CDS encoding MBL fold metallo-hydrolase, protein MTTSPTPPSKPRRRWRRIVGGLSLAVVLLLTLLMFDAWKALGTKPAGERLVRLEASPQYRDGRFVNVLPQGNAAPSMGTMREFFFGGSDHRTPAAPPPTVARTAADFAAMPDDLRVTWLGHSTFLIELDGVRLLIDPVWGERVSPSSFIGSRRFHAPPLPLDALPPVDAVLISHDHYDHLDFPTIRTLASPAFRDRVPRFLVPLGIGAHLEYWGVDPARIEEVDWWDEKEVGTGTNTVRLVSTPARHFSGRFVNDRDATLWTGWAFLGAERRVFYSGDTALTPSFAEVGERLGPFDLTLIEVGAYNEAWSDVHLGPEQAVAVHRMVRGEVMMPVHWCTFDLSLHGWTEPAERVRTAADALGIPVAFPRPGEYVTLDAVPTAAWWPALPWDTAAEAPAVSTGLPDEVRALVP, encoded by the coding sequence ATGACGACCTCGCCGACCCCGCCCTCGAAGCCGCGCCGTCGCTGGCGGCGTATCGTCGGGGGCCTGAGCCTCGCCGTTGTTCTCCTCCTCACCCTCCTCATGTTCGACGCCTGGAAAGCCCTTGGGACGAAGCCTGCCGGTGAGCGCCTCGTGCGCCTGGAAGCCTCGCCGCAGTACCGCGACGGCCGCTTCGTGAACGTCCTGCCGCAAGGCAACGCCGCCCCGTCGATGGGGACGATGCGGGAGTTCTTCTTCGGCGGCAGTGACCACCGGACGCCCGCCGCGCCGCCGCCGACCGTCGCGCGCACGGCCGCCGACTTCGCCGCGATGCCGGACGACCTGCGGGTGACCTGGCTCGGCCACTCGACGTTCCTCATCGAGCTCGACGGGGTGCGGCTGCTCATCGACCCGGTGTGGGGGGAGCGCGTCTCGCCGTCGTCGTTCATCGGGAGCCGCCGGTTCCACGCCCCGCCGCTGCCGCTCGACGCGCTGCCGCCCGTCGACGCGGTGCTGATCTCGCACGACCACTACGACCACCTCGACTTCCCGACCATCCGCACGCTCGCAAGTCCGGCGTTCCGTGACCGGGTGCCGCGCTTCCTCGTGCCGCTCGGCATCGGCGCGCACCTGGAGTACTGGGGCGTCGACCCGGCGCGCATCGAGGAGGTGGACTGGTGGGACGAGAAGGAGGTGGGCACCGGGACCAACACGGTGCGGCTCGTGAGCACGCCCGCGCGGCACTTCTCGGGGCGCTTCGTCAACGACCGCGACGCGACGCTCTGGACCGGCTGGGCCTTCCTCGGGGCCGAGCGGCGCGTGTTCTACTCCGGCGACACCGCGCTCACGCCGTCGTTCGCTGAGGTCGGCGAGCGGCTCGGGCCGTTCGACCTGACGCTGATCGAGGTTGGCGCTTACAACGAGGCGTGGAGCGACGTGCACCTCGGGCCGGAGCAGGCCGTGGCCGTCCACCGCATGGTGCGCGGCGAGGTCATGATGCCGGTGCACTGGTGCACGTTCGACCTATCGCTGCACGGCTGGACGGAGCCGGCCGAGCGTGTGCGGACCGCGGCGGACGCGTTGGGTATCCCGGTGGCGTTCCCGCGCCCCGGTGAGTACGTCACGCTGGACGCCGTCCCCACGGCGGCGTGGTGGCCTGCGCTCCCGTGGGACACGGCCGCCGAAGCCCCAGCGGTGTCGACCGGGCTGCCGGACGAGGTGCGCGCGCTGGTGCCGTAA
- a CDS encoding YqhA family protein — MNTLLKYLVRGIGLLASLGLLLLAIVVMVYAAVEGGFVVAETLQFSNSESRVIYDTMTVVDLFLLGFSVVIASVGIYELFVGSLSGMPEWLRINNFDTLKGILIKTAIVVMAISFMGRAVTWDGEESLLEYGVAIGAVIAALAFFLSVKEEQKSKV; from the coding sequence ATGAACACGCTCCTCAAGTATCTCGTCCGCGGCATCGGGTTGCTCGCCTCGCTGGGCCTACTGCTGCTCGCCATCGTCGTCATGGTCTACGCGGCCGTCGAGGGCGGCTTCGTCGTCGCCGAGACGCTGCAGTTCTCCAACTCGGAGTCGCGCGTGATCTACGACACGATGACCGTCGTGGACCTCTTTCTGCTGGGCTTCAGCGTTGTCATCGCGTCCGTCGGCATCTACGAATTGTTCGTCGGCTCGCTGTCGGGGATGCCCGAGTGGTTGCGGATCAACAACTTCGACACGCTCAAAGGCATCCTCATCAAGACTGCGATCGTGGTGATGGCCATCTCATTTATGGGCCGCGCCGTGACCTGGGACGGCGAGGAGAGCCTGCTCGAATATGGCGTGGCCATCGGCGCGGTGATTGCGGCGCTCGCGTTCTTTCTCAGCGTGAAGGAAGAGCAGAAATCGAAGGTATAG
- a CDS encoding DUF4442 domain-containing protein, giving the protein MSLYQQIAKIGPRFFSDATLFKYGFNLSPMYRRTTARITAVSDDLMRVAIRLPISYKNRNYVGSIFGGSLFASVDPIPMVQLINILDSAYIVWDKAAAVRFKAPAREDLYAVFEYTPSEIEQLIATVEAEGETEIVKTTRLTNQDGSQVFCEVDKTIYVATKAFFKQKKQRRAEPSSQAMGQATG; this is encoded by the coding sequence ATGTCGCTCTACCAGCAAATCGCGAAGATCGGCCCCCGATTTTTTAGCGACGCCACGCTCTTCAAATACGGGTTCAACCTGTCGCCGATGTACCGGCGCACGACGGCGCGGATCACCGCCGTCTCGGACGACCTGATGCGCGTCGCGATCAGGCTGCCGATCAGCTACAAGAACCGCAACTACGTCGGCAGCATCTTCGGCGGGAGCCTGTTCGCGTCCGTCGATCCGATCCCGATGGTCCAACTCATCAACATCCTCGACAGCGCCTACATCGTGTGGGACAAGGCGGCGGCCGTCCGGTTCAAGGCGCCCGCCCGCGAGGACCTCTACGCGGTGTTCGAGTACACCCCGTCCGAGATCGAGCAACTGATCGCCACCGTCGAGGCGGAGGGGGAGACCGAGATCGTGAAGACGACCCGCCTCACCAACCAGGACGGCTCGCAGGTCTTCTGCGAGGTCGACAAGACGATCTACGTGGCGACAAAGGCGTTCTTCAAGCAGAAGAAGCAGCGCCGGGCGGAGCCGTCGTCTCAAGCGATGGGGCAAGCGACGGGGTGA